In Curtobacterium sp. L6-1, a genomic segment contains:
- the msrA gene encoding peptide-methionine (S)-S-oxide reductase MsrA: MTTFVLAGGCFWCLDAVYRTLQGVQDVVSGYVGGTDPHPTYEQVCTGTTGHAEAVAVTFDESVIPADVVLDVFFTLHDPRQLNRQGADVGTQYRSAMFPADDEQRALFERAIDRASDIWDGGVVTTLEPLTDFHRAEEYHQDFFAKNPGQGYCLAVALPKVNKVRKAYGQYILAS; this comes from the coding sequence ATGACCACGTTCGTGCTCGCAGGTGGATGCTTCTGGTGCCTCGACGCGGTGTACCGCACGCTGCAGGGCGTGCAGGACGTCGTGTCCGGCTACGTCGGCGGGACCGACCCGCACCCGACGTACGAGCAGGTGTGCACCGGCACGACCGGCCACGCCGAGGCCGTCGCCGTCACGTTCGACGAGAGCGTCATCCCCGCCGACGTCGTCCTCGACGTCTTCTTCACGCTGCACGACCCACGACAGCTGAACCGTCAGGGCGCCGACGTCGGCACCCAGTACCGGTCCGCGATGTTCCCGGCGGACGACGAGCAGCGCGCCCTGTTCGAGCGTGCGATCGACCGCGCCTCGGACATCTGGGACGGCGGGGTCGTCACGACGCTCGAGCCCCTCACCGATTTCCACCGCGCCGAGGAGTACCACCAGGACTTCTTCGCGAAGAACCCCGGTCAGGGCTACTGCCTCGCGGTCGCGCTGCCCAAGGTCAACAAGGTGCGCAAGGCGTACGGTCAGTACATCCTGGCGTCCTGA
- the ettA gene encoding energy-dependent translational throttle protein EttA, producing MAEYIYQMVRARKAVGDKLILDDVTMSFLPGAKIGVVGPNGAGKSTILKIMAGLDQPSNGEAKLTPGFTVGILMQEPELDESKTVLENVQEGVGAIHGKLTRFNEISALMAEPDADFDALLAEMGTLQEEIDAADAWDLDSQLEQAMAALQCPPGDELVTHLSGGEKRRVALCKLLLQKPDLLLLDEPTNHLDAESVQWLEQHLQQYHGAVLAVTHDRYFLDHVAQWIAEVDRGRLYPYEGNYSTYLEKKRARLEVQGKKDAKLAKRLSSELDWVRSNAKGRQAKSKARLARYEEMVNEAERTRKLDFEEIVIPVGPRLGSQVIDAEKLHKQFGERVIIGDLSFTLPRNGIVGVIGPNGVGKTTLFKTIVGLEPLDGGVLKIGDTVDISYVDQSRGGIDPNKNLWEVVSDGLDYIQVGKTEIPSRAYVSQFGFKGPDQQKRAGILSGGERNRLNLALTLKQGGNLLLLDEPTNDLDVETLGSLENALLEYPGCAVVITHDRWFLDRIATHILAWEGLNEDGTPNWYWFEGNFESYEENKVERLGADAAKPGRATYRKLTRD from the coding sequence ATGGCTGAGTACATCTACCAGATGGTCCGCGCCCGCAAGGCGGTCGGTGACAAGCTGATCCTCGACGACGTCACGATGTCGTTCCTGCCCGGCGCGAAGATCGGCGTCGTCGGCCCGAACGGTGCCGGCAAGTCGACGATCCTGAAGATCATGGCGGGGCTCGACCAGCCCTCCAACGGCGAAGCGAAGCTCACCCCTGGCTTCACCGTCGGCATCCTCATGCAGGAGCCCGAACTCGACGAGTCGAAGACGGTGCTCGAGAACGTGCAGGAAGGTGTCGGTGCGATCCACGGCAAGCTGACCCGCTTCAACGAGATCTCCGCCCTCATGGCCGAGCCGGACGCCGACTTCGACGCCCTGCTCGCCGAGATGGGCACGCTGCAGGAAGAGATCGACGCCGCCGACGCGTGGGACCTCGACTCGCAGCTCGAGCAGGCGATGGCCGCGCTGCAGTGCCCCCCGGGGGACGAGCTCGTCACGCACCTCTCCGGTGGTGAGAAGCGTCGCGTCGCCCTCTGCAAGCTCCTGCTCCAGAAGCCCGATCTGCTCCTCCTCGACGAGCCCACGAACCACCTGGACGCCGAGAGCGTGCAGTGGCTCGAGCAGCACCTGCAGCAGTACCACGGCGCCGTCCTCGCCGTGACCCACGACCGGTACTTCCTCGACCACGTCGCCCAGTGGATCGCCGAGGTCGACCGCGGTCGTCTCTACCCGTACGAGGGCAACTACTCGACCTACCTCGAGAAGAAGCGCGCTCGTCTCGAGGTCCAGGGCAAGAAGGACGCCAAGCTCGCCAAGCGCCTGTCGTCCGAGCTCGACTGGGTCCGCAGCAACGCGAAGGGGCGCCAGGCGAAGTCCAAGGCGCGTCTGGCCCGCTACGAGGAGATGGTCAACGAGGCCGAGCGCACGCGGAAGCTCGACTTCGAGGAGATCGTCATCCCCGTCGGCCCGCGTCTCGGGTCGCAGGTCATCGACGCCGAGAAGCTGCACAAGCAGTTCGGCGAGCGCGTCATCATCGGCGACCTGTCCTTCACGCTGCCCCGCAACGGCATCGTCGGCGTCATCGGCCCGAACGGCGTCGGCAAGACCACGCTGTTCAAGACGATCGTCGGCCTCGAGCCGCTCGACGGTGGCGTGCTGAAGATCGGCGACACGGTCGACATCTCGTACGTCGACCAGAGCCGTGGCGGCATCGACCCGAACAAGAACCTGTGGGAGGTCGTGTCCGACGGGCTCGACTACATCCAGGTCGGCAAGACCGAGATCCCGTCCCGCGCCTACGTGTCGCAGTTCGGCTTCAAGGGACCGGACCAGCAGAAGCGCGCCGGCATCCTGTCCGGTGGTGAGCGCAACCGTCTGAACCTGGCGCTGACGCTCAAGCAGGGCGGCAACCTGCTGCTCCTCGACGAACCGACGAACGACCTGGACGTCGAGACGCTGGGCAGCCTCGAGAACGCACTGCTCGAGTACCCCGGTTGCGCCGTGGTCATCACCCACGACCGGTGGTTCCTCGACCGCATCGCGACGCACATCCTCGCCTGGGAAGGCCTGAACGAGGACGGCACGCCGAACTGGTACTGGTTCGAGGGCAACTTCGAGTCCTACGAGGAGAACAAGGTCGAGCGCCTCGGTGCCGACGCGGCCAAGCCCGGTCGCGCCACGTACCGCAAGCTCACCCGGGACTAG
- a CDS encoding acyl-CoA thioesterase — MARLHAPVRIRWSDIDAYGHVNNSAMLRLLEEARVLAFWAPDPDEVDESGSAPEPVIDGRPGSGTMTVIAAQRLEYLASTPYFRRPLDIQLWIGRIGGASIDVSYEVWSPVGHEPAELYTRATTTLVMVDAETNRPRRLTDVERAACQTYVEPPVTFSRP, encoded by the coding sequence GTGGCGAGACTGCACGCGCCGGTCCGCATCCGCTGGAGTGACATCGACGCCTACGGGCACGTGAACAACTCGGCGATGCTCCGGCTGCTCGAAGAAGCACGCGTGCTGGCGTTCTGGGCGCCGGACCCCGACGAGGTGGACGAGTCGGGGTCCGCGCCGGAGCCGGTGATCGACGGACGCCCGGGCTCCGGGACGATGACGGTCATCGCTGCGCAGCGCCTCGAGTACCTCGCGTCGACGCCGTACTTCCGCCGACCGCTCGACATCCAGCTGTGGATCGGGCGGATCGGTGGGGCGAGCATCGACGTCTCGTACGAGGTGTGGTCGCCGGTCGGACACGAGCCGGCCGAGCTGTACACCCGGGCGACGACGACGCTGGTGATGGTCGACGCCGAGACCAACCGTCCGCGACGGCTGACGGACGTGGAACGCGCGGCGTGCCAGACCTACGTCGAGCCGCCGGTCACGTTCTCCCGACCCTGA
- a CDS encoding AAA family ATPase: MLGADAVLDPPPRRVLVAGTAGVGKTTTAGRIAAAIGAPHTEIDGLYHGPGWTVLPTFEQEVRRVTSAPTWVSEWQYRSVRALLVERADTLVWLDLPRRVAFWRLLRRTLRRRLRRTVLWNGNVEPPLWTFLTRREHILRWGIATRNAMREQVPALVPDAPHLRVVRLRSQREIERFVERLVVGTEYNRRRPPP; this comes from the coding sequence ATGCTCGGAGCCGACGCCGTCCTCGACCCACCGCCGCGACGGGTCCTCGTCGCCGGGACCGCCGGCGTCGGCAAGACGACGACTGCCGGCAGGATCGCGGCGGCGATCGGCGCTCCCCACACGGAGATCGACGGGCTGTACCACGGGCCGGGGTGGACGGTCCTGCCGACGTTCGAGCAGGAGGTCCGACGCGTCACCTCGGCGCCGACGTGGGTGTCCGAGTGGCAGTACCGGTCCGTCCGGGCGCTGCTCGTCGAACGAGCGGACACCCTGGTGTGGCTGGACCTGCCGCGGCGTGTGGCGTTCTGGCGGCTGCTCCGGCGCACGCTCCGTCGGCGGCTGCGACGCACGGTGTTGTGGAACGGCAACGTCGAGCCGCCGCTCTGGACGTTCCTGACCCGCCGGGAGCACATCCTGCGCTGGGGGATCGCGACCCGGAACGCGATGCGGGAGCAGGTCCCGGCGCTCGTCCCGGACGCCCCGCACCTGCGCGTCGTCCGACTCCGGTCGCAGCGGGAGATCGAGCGGTTCGTCGAGCGTCTGGTGGTCGGCACCGAATACAATCGTCGGCGTCCGCCTCCGTAG
- a CDS encoding methyltransferase: MTNDTMTNDTMTNDTTTGTWVAVGPAGAVGTIHRTADGFAVELYGRRGPGGTYPTLQSAKGAVHKAMGPLAERPEFRAH, translated from the coding sequence ATGACGAACGACACGATGACGAACGACACGATGACGAACGACACGACGACGGGGACCTGGGTCGCCGTCGGGCCGGCCGGCGCGGTGGGGACGATCCACCGGACCGCGGACGGGTTCGCGGTCGAGCTCTACGGACGCCGCGGGCCGGGTGGTACCTACCCGACGCTGCAGTCGGCGAAGGGCGCCGTCCACAAGGCCATGGGGCCGCTCGCGGAGCGCCCGGAGTTCCGCGCCCACTGA
- a CDS encoding single-stranded DNA-binding protein, whose amino-acid sequence MNDTITVCGIVATEPRHLVTETGIAITSLRLASPSRRWDRQTSAWTNGPTNWYTVTAFRSLATNVNRSLSKGDRVVVTGRVRIRTWERDGRGGTSVEIDAEGMGHDLAWGISNWMRLSRHVAEATTAPGSSPRIDHETGEVHDDVPDAAHPPVDAAPDDVHPDEQPDHDDGLVAALDEPPHGHPDGGSGLDAA is encoded by the coding sequence ATGAACGACACGATCACGGTCTGCGGCATCGTCGCCACCGAACCCCGCCACCTCGTCACCGAGACGGGCATCGCCATCACCAGCCTCCGCCTCGCCTCGCCGTCCCGCCGCTGGGACCGCCAGACGTCCGCGTGGACGAACGGCCCGACCAACTGGTACACCGTCACGGCCTTCCGGTCGCTGGCCACGAACGTCAACCGTTCCCTCAGCAAGGGCGACCGGGTGGTCGTCACCGGGCGGGTGCGCATCCGGACGTGGGAGCGGGACGGACGTGGCGGCACCAGCGTGGAGATCGACGCCGAGGGCATGGGCCACGACCTGGCCTGGGGCATCAGCAACTGGATGCGGCTGTCGCGGCACGTGGCCGAGGCGACCACGGCGCCGGGCTCGTCGCCGCGCATCGACCACGAGACCGGCGAGGTCCACGACGACGTCCCGGACGCGGCGCACCCACCGGTCGACGCGGCCCCCGACGACGTCCACCCGGACGAGCAGCCCGACCACGACGACGGGCTCGTCGCCGCGCTGGACGAGCCGCCGCACGGGCACCCCGACGGCGGATCGGGGCTCGATGCGGCCTGA